The Deltaproteobacteria bacterium genomic interval GTGGGGCGCGAGGCGATGCCGGTCGAGGCACGGCCACGCGCGCTGCGCGAGGAGGTGCGGGACGCTGACGCGGACGGGCGGGGTGCCGGGCCGCTGGCCGAGGAGATGTCGGTAGGCACCGGACTTCTCACGAGCACCAGCACCGTGGCGGCGCCGAGGCTCCGGCGCCAGTTCCGTCGACTCGTACTACGAGGTTGCCAGGGGCCACCGCCGGCGAGGACCCCGTGGAGGAGCCTGCGCCCGGCGGACGACCCCCGGAAGCTAGACGATAGGTGTCCGCGCTGTCAACAGCCGTTCAAAGAAAATACGAAGGGGGAAGGGGCAATTCCTCCGGTCTCAGAACGAGAGATAGCCAGCCAGCCAGTAGGTCACGAGGCCCACGTACTCGCGCAGCGCAGCCTCGCTGTTCCCGAGGTCGTGCTCGTTCGGCAGGAGGCTCTTGACGCGGAGCGAGCTGTGGCGCACGTCGACGGGCCACGCGATGGGCTCGACGCCAGCGCGGCGGAAGCAGCCCATGGCGCGGGGCATGTGCGAGGCGGAGGTGACGAGCAGGAAGGGGCGGTCGCTCGGGAGGAGGAGCCGCACGGCGTTTTCGGCGTTCTCGTGGGTATTTCTCGAGCGTCGCTCGAGGACAAGGCGCTCCTTCTCGAGGCCGAGATCGAGGGCCAGCCGGCCGAGGAGCTCGGACTCGCGGTAGCTGTCTCCGATGATCTGGCTCGAGCCGCCGACGAGAAGGATCCGTGCCCGGGGGTACCGCCGGGCTAGGCGGAGTGTCTCGACGAAGCGATCGGCGGGGTCGCTGAGGTCGTACGACCCCGCGCGGGGCTCGGCCATCCCTGTGAGCATGACGATCGCGCCTGGAGGCGTCGGCAGGGTCGCGGGAGGGGCGTAGCGGTTCTCTAGGGGGATGAGCAGCAGGTGGCTAGCCAGGCCGGTGGAAAAGAAGAGCAGCTGGGCAATGGCGCCGATGGCCAGCCACCGCTGCAGGCGCGGCCGACGCCGGAGGAGGCGGAGCACGCCGGAAATGGCGAGGAGCACCGAGCACAGGCTCATCGGCGAGACGAGCAGCCCGGCGGTCTTGGAGAGGACGAAGAACACGGGGAGGCCGGGCGGCGCCTAGGAGGGCACGGTCAGACGCGCGAGCACGTCGAGGTAACGGCGGGCGAGCGAGTCGCGCGTGGCGTTGGCCAGCACCCAGCGGCGGCCGTTCTCACCGAGGCGCGCGCGCTCCTCGGGATGGTCGGCGAGCTGCCGGATGGCCTCGGCGATGGCGTCGGGGTTTTCGGGCTCGGCGAAGAGACCGGCCTGCGCCTCGTCGCAGACCAGCCGGCGGGCGATTCCGTCGATGGCGAGCAGGCTCGGTCGCTCGCAGGCCATGTAGTCGAAGACCTTGTTCGGATAGACGGTGCGGAAGGTCGGGTTGTTCTGCAGCACGGCGGCGCCGATGTCGCAGGCGTTGACGAAGTCGGCCATGCGCTGCTTGGGCTGCGGCCCGTAGAAGACGAGGTTCGTCACGCCGCGACGCCGCGTCTCGGCCTCGAGCTCCTTGCGCTCGGGACCGTCGCCCACGCAGGCGAGGAGGATGTCGGGCCGGTTCGCGAGGCGCTCGGCGGTGTCGATGAGCTGGCCGAGGGCGTTCGCCCGCCCGTGGGCCCCGGCGTACATCACGACGGTGCGGTCCCCCCAGCCGAGGGAGCGGCGCACCTCGTTGTCGCGCGGCCGCGGCTGGAACAGCTCGATGTCCGCGCCGTTCGTGACCTGGCAGAGCTTGTCGCGCGGGGCGAGCCCGCGCTCGACGATATTGTCCGCGAAGGCCGGCGTGAGCACGTTCACCGCGTCGGCGCTCGCGCAGGCGAAGCGTTCGAGCAGCGAGAGGATCTTGGTGATCGGGGAGCTCGCGCTGAGCACGCCCGTGGTCACGGCGCTCTCGGGCCAGAGGTCGCGCACCTCGAAGACCCAGGGGACGGGGCGGAGGTGCAGGTGTGCGGCCATCCAGCCCGGGATCACGGTGATCAGCGGAGGCGAGGTGGCAATGACCACGTCGTGCTTGCCGGCCAGCAGCGCGGCGGTGGAGGCCGAGAGGGTGAAGCCGAAGAAGGCCCACATGCGCCCGAGGGTGCCCTTCGAGTAGCTGCCGGGCACGTGCGCGCGCAGGACGGTGGTCGCGCCGTCCTGCTCCTTGGTGACCCAGCGTCCGCGGTAGGCCTCGGGGGTCTCGCCCGTGGCGTAGTTCAGCGTCCCGGCGACGACGGTGACCTCGTGGCCGGCCTCCTGCCAGAGGCGTGCGAACTCGTTGAAGCGCGAGCCGCCGGGGGCGCCGGGAGAAAGGTAGTGCTGGTGGACGACGAGGATCTTCATGAGGGGTGGGTTCGCACGCCGATCAGTTGGGGAGCGGCCGCAGCTGGGGGCGCGGGTTCGCGGGGCGCACCGGGTCGGCCGGCGGAGGGCTCGGCTGCCCCTGGAACTCGGGCATGGTCGCGTGGCCCTCCTGGCTCACCCCGTCGCCGCGCAGCACCTTCCAGACCGTGAGGGCCAGGATCTTCAGGTCGAGGCCGAGGGACCAGTGGTCCACGTACCAGAGGTCGTGGGCGAAGCGCTCGTCCCAGGTGGTCGCGTTCCGGCCGTTCACCTGCGCCCAGCCGGTGATCCCGGGGAGCACGTCGTGGCGGCGGGCCTGCTCGGCGCTGTAGCGGTCGAGGTAGCTCACGAGCAGCGGGCGCGGGCCGACGAGGCTCATCTCCCCCTTGAGCACGTTCAGGAGCTGGGGGAGCTCGTCGAGACTCGTGCGGCGCACGAAGCGGCCGACGCTCGTGAGACGCTCGGCATCGGGCAGCGCCCGTCCGTCGGGGCCCATGGCCTCGCGCATCGTGCGGAACTTGTACGCGAGGAAGATCTCGCCGGCCCGGCCCGGCCGGCGCTGGCGGAAGAGCACGGGGCTCCCCATGCTCAGGCGGATCGCGGCGGCCACGCCGAGCATCACCGGGGCGGTGACGCCGAGCGCGGTGCCGGCGAGCGCCACGTCCACCGCGCGCTTGGCGGCGAGGGCCCATCCCTGCTGAGCAGTCTTCATGCGTCGATCCATTAATAGGGTGCGCGAGGCGCTTCAAACGTTCGCGGCGTCTAGGTCAGGGCCCGGCTCAGGTCCCGGCGAAAATAGCGGCCGCGCCCTCGCCCGTCAATTCGTGGTGGCTTGAGGCGGCGTGCCTTCAGCGGAGCGCCGCTCGCACGGCCTCGAGGGTGGCGGGTAGACGGTGGGGAGCGTTTCGAGGCGCTGCGCCCAGGGCCCCGGTGAAGTAGGGGAGGGTGGTGCTGGAGAACTTGCTGCCGTGGGCGGTGGCGATCACCACCACCGAGGCGCTCGCGGGGATGACCCCCTCCCGGCGGAGCCGGCGCGCGCCAGCCAGCGCCACGCCCGAGTTGGGGCAGACGTGCACTCCCGCGGCTCCCGCGGCGACCACGGCCTCGAGCGCCTCGTCGTCGGTGACCTCGGTGACGACTCCGTCGAGGCGCTGCACGACGTCGCGCGCCTTGTCGTAGGAGACGGGATCTCCGATGCGGATCGCGGAGGCGATGGTGGGCGCGGCCGTCAGGCGCACGCGGTCGCGGAAGCCCTGGGCGTAGGCGCGGAAGAAGGGGTCGGCGGCCTGCGCCTGGGCGCCGGCGAGGCGAGGGAGCCGGTCGATGAGGCCGAGGGCGTGAAGCTCGAGCAGGCCCTTGCCGAGGGCGCTGAGGTTCCCCGCGTTGCCCACGGGGATGACGAACCAGTCGGGCACCTGCCAGTCGAGCTGGTGCAGGGTCTCGAAGCCGATCGTTTTCTGCCCCTCGATGCGGAAGGGGTTCATCGAGTTCAGCAGGTAGATCGACCCGTCGGCGGTGAGCTGCTTCACGAGGGCCATGCAGCCGTCGAAATCCGTGTCGAGCGCCAGCACGCGGGCGCCGTAGGCGATGGGTTGCGCGAGCTGCTCGACGCTGACCTTCTCGTGCGGCAGGAGCACGATTCCGGGGAGCTCGGCGGCCGCCGCGTAGGCCGCGAGCGCGGCGGAGGTATCTCCCGTGGATGCGCAGGCCAGGCGCCGGGCGCCGACGTGCCGCGCCCACGACACGCCGGAGGTCATGCCCCGGTCCTTGAAGGAGAGGGTCGGGTTCTCGCCCTCGTGCTTCAGGTAGACGGTGCTCGCGCCGACGAAGCGCTCGAGGGCCGCGCGCCGGTAGAGCGGCGTGTGGCCTTCGGGGAGCGTGACGATGGCCTCCCGTGGCAAGTCGGGGAGCACGAGCTCGTGGTAGCGCCACACCCCCGACGCGTAGGGGGGCCGGAGCTCGCCGAGCCGCGCGGCGAAGCGGGCCTTCAGGTCCGGGTGCCGCCGCTTCAGCGCGGCCAGATCGTGCTCTACGACCAGCAGGTCGCCGCAGCCGGGGCAGGCGAACTGGGCCGTGTCGACGGGGGCCTCGCGGTGACAGGCGATGCAGGCCAGGCGCGAGAGGCGGGGGGGCTCGGGGATCGACATGGACGCAGCCTACCCGCAGGGACTGTCGGAGTCGACCGCGTGACGCAAGGCGTCGAGCTGTTGCGTCGGGCGAGACGACCGCCGGGGGACCTCTCTCCAGGGACACGAAACGGGGGCGTGTGGGAGGGCGGGCTCGGGGGCCGAAACGGGGGATTCTGCGCACATGCGGACCCGGTGTCGGGCCGCGTCAGCCGACGCGTCCGCGGCATGGCGGTTGCTCTATCCCTTCGCAACCGAGGCGAGGGAGGATGCACATGACGCCCACGACGCTGACGCAGCCCCGAGACGTGACGGTTTGCGCGAGGCTCCGCTCCGGAGAGCGTCGGGCTCAAGCGGCGCGTGACCTGGGCGCGGAGGTGCGCTGGACGCTCGAGTGCGTGCGCCGGCACCGGCAGCGCGGCGGCTTGCCGGCCGTCGGACTGGCGATGATCGAGAAGCTGCTCGCGGAGCGCGGAGCGCTACTGGCCGCCGAGGAGCTCGAGGCGCTCGAGGCGGAGTTGACGAGCTATCGGTCGGGGACGAAGGGCGCCGAGCCCGCGGCGCGCGTGCGCGGCGGCGACGAGACCGTCATCGACTTCGACCCGCCGGCCCGGATCGCCGGACCGCTGCGGCCGGTGCGTGCGATGGAGCTTCCGCTCCGAGCGTTCTAGCGCCAGTTCAAGCTCGCGCGCGACGGGGAGCGCGAGGACCTGTAAACTACGGGCAATGGACCCTGCCTCTCGGCTCCCACCGCCGGACGTGCCGGAGTGGCTCGGACGCTATGAGGTGCTCAAGTACCTCGCGTCCGGGGGCATGGCCGACCTCTTCCTCGGTCGCGTGAGCGGACTCGAGGGCTTCGAGAAGATCGTCGTCCTCAAGCGCATCCGCTCCGAGCTGGCCGCCGACCTCCGGGTAGTGCGCCTCTTCCTCAACGAGGCGCGGCTCGCGGCCAAGCTCGACCATTCGAACATCGTCCAGGTCTACGACGTCGGGGAGGAGCAGGGGCAGTACTACTACGCGATGGAGTTCGTGCCGGGCCTGGACCTGCGCGCGATCGTCAAGCGCCACGCGCGCCCGTTTCCTCTCGATGTCACGCTGGCCATCGGCGTCGGGCTCTGCGCGGGCCTGCACTACGCGCACGAGCGGGTGGACCGGGACGGGACGCCGCTGCGCCTGGTGCACTGCGACGTCTCGCCGTCCAACGTGCTCGTCAGCTACGACGGCGCGGTGAAGATCACCGACTTCGGCATCGCCCGCGCGCTGCGGGATTCGCCGGAGACGCGCCAGAGCGCGCTCTGCGGCAAGTTCGGCTACATGTCGCCGGAGCAGTGCCTCGGGCGCCCCCTCGACCAGCGCAGCGACGTCTTCGCCCTCGGGATCCTGCTCGCCGAGCTATCCACCGGGCGGCGGCTCTTCGAGGGACCGAGCGACTACGAATCGATGAAGCTGGTGGTCGAGGACCCGCTGCCGTATCCACCGCTGCACCCCACCGAGGAGCAACAGGCCCTCGTGCCGATCGTCCGGCGCGCCCTCGAGCGGAACCGTGACCGGCGCTACGCCTCGGCGCAGGAGCTGGAGCGCGACCTCGAGGCGCTCGCGCAGGCGAGGCGCCTCTCTCCGACCTCGCTCACGCTGCGGAGCTTCGTCGAGGCCGAATTTCCCGAGGAGGTCGAGAGCTATAGGTCCGCCAGCCCCGACGGGGACGACCTGGATCGGCACTGGGCGCAGACGAGCACGCTCGATCTGCCGCTCCAGGAGGTGCTCTCGCTGGGGCAATCGAAGGCCGTCTCGCCGCAGAGCGCGGCGTCGTCTCCCCGGCGGCCGTCGGGCCCCCTGACTCCCGTCGCGCGCGTGCCGCTTCCGGTCTCGCCCGCGGACTCGTCGCCGGCAGGCTCGTCGCCCGGAGACGCGTCGCTCGAGGACCCGGACTTCTCCACGGCGAGCGAGAACTCGGAGGAGCTGAGCTGGTCGCCGTGGCCTCCTCGGCGGAAACCGCTGGCGCTGCTCGTGGCGCTCGGGGTAGGGGCTGCGGGCCTGATCGGGCTCGGGACCTTCGGCCTCTTGCGGCTACGGGCGAACGCGCCGGTCGCGAGCGGGACGTGGCGAGGAGAGGCGGTCGCCGACCTGCGAAGCGTGGGCGCTTCGCACGATGCGGCCGGGGTGACGCCGGACGCGGGCGGGGTGACGCCGGACGCGCGCGCGGCGATGCCGGACGCCGGCCAGGTGGCTCCGGACGCCGGTGTTGCGGACGCGCGGGGGGCCGCGTCTCCTGCGGCGGCGGAGGCCGGGGTCGCACCGGAGGCGCACGTGAAGCGCCGTCCTCCGCGGGGACGGCCGAACCGGGGCCTACCGCGGGGCGCCGCGCGCAAGCGTGGGCCCTCGCCCGCCAAGAAGCCCTCCTGGGATTTGGAGTCGGTGGCGCCACCGTAGTACCCTCGACACTCGATCATCTCGTGAGCTGTCGATGCGCCGCTTCTGGTTGCCGCTCCTGGCACTGCTCCTCGCGCACCCGCTCGTTGCGCACGGCGCCGTTTCGCCCAAGCGCGCCGCGGCCGCGCGTGCAGAAGCCAGCGCGCTCTGGGCCGCTGGACAGCGCCACTACGCGGCAGGCGAACTCGCCGAGGCGGTGCAGAGCTTCCGGAGGGGTTTCGCCCTCGACGGCCGGCCGGAGTTCCTCTACGCGATGGGGCAGGCCGAGCGAAAGCGTGGCAACTGCGACCGCGCGATCGTGCACTTCAAGGACTACCTGCGGCTGGCGCGGAAGGCCTCGCAGCGGGCCGCCGCGCGGCTGCAGATTCAACGCTGCGAGGCGCTGGTCCCGCCCGAACCGCCGACTCCGCCGACGCCCGCGAAACCTCCGACTCCTCCGGTGGCCGAGCCGCCGTCGCTCGTCAGCTCGCGCCCGGCGGTGCTCGCGAGTGCGCCATCCCCCGCGGTGGACCCGGCTCCGAGCCCTCGGCCGCCGCGAGACGACGACGTTCGGCCTACCGCGCGGCGCCGATGGTACAGGGACCTGTGGGGCGGACTGCTCCTCGGACTGGGCGTGGGGGCGCTCGGCGGTGGCGGCGCGCTGGTGGGTGTGGGGAGCGCCGCGGTGGATCCCCTGGCGTACCCGACCTACGGCGCGTACGACGAGGCGCTCTCGTCCCGGAGAGCGCTGCGCACCGCCGGGGTCGTCTCGCTCGCCGTGGGGGGCGCGCTCGTCGTGGGCAGCGTGATCCGGTACGTCGTGGCGGGTCGACGATGAAGCGCGAGCGTCAGCCGCCTCCGGAGGACCCGGGAGAACGCATCGGCGCGGAGGGCCTGACGGAGCGCGCGACCGACCGACCCCGCGCGCTCGAGGTGCGACGCTTTCGCCTGGTGGTGACGCAGGGACCCGACGCGGGCGTGGCGCGCCACTCGGAGGGGGCGGCGATGGTCGTGGGGACGCACCCGTCGGCAGACGTGGTGCTGAGCGATCGAACGGTGTCGCGCTTCCACTGCGAGCTGCGCCTCGAGAACGGGCAGCCCGTGCTCACTGACCTGGGTAGTCGCAACGGGACGCGCCTCAGCGGGCTCCGGGTCTTTCGCGCGCCGCCCGAGGACGGGGCGGTGATTCAGGTCGGGCGTACCGAGCTGCGCTTCGAGCTCGCGCAGGACAAGGTGCAGGTGCCGGCCTCGGACCGCACCTCTTTCGGGCGATTGCGGGGTCAGTCCCTGGCCATGCGCGCGCTCTTTTTGCGCCTCGAACGCGCGGCGGCGACCGATTCCACGGTGCTCGTCGAGGGGGAGACGGGGACGGGCAAGGAGCTCACGGCCGAGGCCATTCACCTCGAGAGCGCCCGGCGCCATGGCCCGTTCGTGGTGCTCGACTGCGGCGCGCTGCCGCCGCAGCTCCTGGCCAGCGAGCTCATGGGGCACGAACGCGGCGCCTTCACCGGGGCCGACGCGGCCCGACAAGGTGCGCTCGTGGCGGCCGACGGGGGGACGCTGTTTCTCGACGAGATCGGGGAGCTCGACCGCGAGCTACAGCCTCACCTCCTGCGCGCGCTCGAGCGCCGTGAGGTCAAGCCGGTCGGCGCGACCCGCTACTTCCCGGTGGACGTGCGGATCGTGGCCGCCACCAACCGCGACCTGCGGGCGGAGGTCAACGCGGGGCGCTTTCGCTCGGACCTGTACTACCGTCTGGCGGTGATCCAGGTGCACCTGCCGCCGCTTCGCGAGCGGACCGACGATCTTCCGCTGCTCGTGGAGGACATCCTCGCGCAGCTCGGAGTCACCGACCTCGACGCGTACCCGTACCTGCGCTCGTCGGCCTTCCTGAACCGGCTCTCGCGCGCTCCGTGGCCGGGCAACGTGCGCGAGCTGCGCAACTACGTGGAGCAGTGCCTCGTCCTCGAGGGCCACGCGGCTCCCATCGCGGAGCGCCCGCTACCGGGGGACGCGGCGCGCCTCGACCAGCCGCTCTCGTCGGCTCGCGAGGCGTGGGTGGCCGAGTTCGAGCGCCGCTACCTCGAAGGGCAGCTCCGAGCGCACGGGGGAAACGCCTC includes:
- a CDS encoding YdcF family protein, which produces MFFVLSKTAGLLVSPMSLCSVLLAISGVLRLLRRRPRLQRWLAIGAIAQLLFFSTGLASHLLLIPLENRYAPPATLPTPPGAIVMLTGMAEPRAGSYDLSDPADRFVETLRLARRYPRARILLVGGSSQIIGDSYRESELLGRLALDLGLEKERLVLERRSRNTHENAENAVRLLLPSDRPFLLVTSASHMPRAMGCFRRAGVEPIAWPVDVRHSSLRVKSLLPNEHDLGNSEAALREYVGLVTYWLAGYLSF
- the thrC gene encoding threonine synthase, which codes for MSIPEPPRLSRLACIACHREAPVDTAQFACPGCGDLLVVEHDLAALKRRHPDLKARFAARLGELRPPYASGVWRYHELVLPDLPREAIVTLPEGHTPLYRRAALERFVGASTVYLKHEGENPTLSFKDRGMTSGVSWARHVGARRLACASTGDTSAALAAYAAAAELPGIVLLPHEKVSVEQLAQPIAYGARVLALDTDFDGCMALVKQLTADGSIYLLNSMNPFRIEGQKTIGFETLHQLDWQVPDWFVIPVGNAGNLSALGKGLLELHALGLIDRLPRLAGAQAQAADPFFRAYAQGFRDRVRLTAAPTIASAIRIGDPVSYDKARDVVQRLDGVVTEVTDDEALEAVVAAGAAGVHVCPNSGVALAGARRLRREGVIPASASVVVIATAHGSKFSSTTLPYFTGALGAAPRNAPHRLPATLEAVRAALR
- a CDS encoding sigma 54-dependent Fis family transcriptional regulator; the encoded protein is MKRERQPPPEDPGERIGAEGLTERATDRPRALEVRRFRLVVTQGPDAGVARHSEGAAMVVGTHPSADVVLSDRTVSRFHCELRLENGQPVLTDLGSRNGTRLSGLRVFRAPPEDGAVIQVGRTELRFELAQDKVQVPASDRTSFGRLRGQSLAMRALFLRLERAAATDSTVLVEGETGTGKELTAEAIHLESARRHGPFVVLDCGALPPQLLASELMGHERGAFTGADAARQGALVAADGGTLFLDEIGELDRELQPHLLRALERREVKPVGATRYFPVDVRIVAATNRDLRAEVNAGRFRSDLYYRLAVIQVHLPPLRERTDDLPLLVEDILAQLGVTDLDAYPYLRSSAFLNRLSRAPWPGNVRELRNYVEQCLVLEGHAAPIAERPLPGDAARLDQPLSSAREAWVAEFERRYLEGQLRAHGGNASAAARAAGVDRSHFYRLLWRHGLK
- a CDS encoding serine/threonine protein kinase → MDPASRLPPPDVPEWLGRYEVLKYLASGGMADLFLGRVSGLEGFEKIVVLKRIRSELAADLRVVRLFLNEARLAAKLDHSNIVQVYDVGEEQGQYYYAMEFVPGLDLRAIVKRHARPFPLDVTLAIGVGLCAGLHYAHERVDRDGTPLRLVHCDVSPSNVLVSYDGAVKITDFGIARALRDSPETRQSALCGKFGYMSPEQCLGRPLDQRSDVFALGILLAELSTGRRLFEGPSDYESMKLVVEDPLPYPPLHPTEEQQALVPIVRRALERNRDRRYASAQELERDLEALAQARRLSPTSLTLRSFVEAEFPEEVESYRSASPDGDDLDRHWAQTSTLDLPLQEVLSLGQSKAVSPQSAASSPRRPSGPLTPVARVPLPVSPADSSPAGSSPGDASLEDPDFSTASENSEELSWSPWPPRRKPLALLVALGVGAAGLIGLGTFGLLRLRANAPVASGTWRGEAVADLRSVGASHDAAGVTPDAGGVTPDARAAMPDAGQVAPDAGVADARGAASPAAAEAGVAPEAHVKRRPPRGRPNRGLPRGAARKRGPSPAKKPSWDLESVAPP
- a CDS encoding glycosyltransferase family 4 protein, translated to MKILVVHQHYLSPGAPGGSRFNEFARLWQEAGHEVTVVAGTLNYATGETPEAYRGRWVTKEQDGATTVLRAHVPGSYSKGTLGRMWAFFGFTLSASTAALLAGKHDVVIATSPPLITVIPGWMAAHLHLRPVPWVFEVRDLWPESAVTTGVLSASSPITKILSLLERFACASADAVNVLTPAFADNIVERGLAPRDKLCQVTNGADIELFQPRPRDNEVRRSLGWGDRTVVMYAGAHGRANALGQLIDTAERLANRPDILLACVGDGPERKELEAETRRRGVTNLVFYGPQPKQRMADFVNACDIGAAVLQNNPTFRTVYPNKVFDYMACERPSLLAIDGIARRLVCDEAQAGLFAEPENPDAIAEAIRQLADHPEERARLGENGRRWVLANATRDSLARRYLDVLARLTVPS
- a CDS encoding sugar transferase, whose product is MKTAQQGWALAAKRAVDVALAGTALGVTAPVMLGVAAAIRLSMGSPVLFRQRRPGRAGEIFLAYKFRTMREAMGPDGRALPDAERLTSVGRFVRRTSLDELPQLLNVLKGEMSLVGPRPLLVSYLDRYSAEQARRHDVLPGITGWAQVNGRNATTWDERFAHDLWYVDHWSLGLDLKILALTVWKVLRGDGVSQEGHATMPEFQGQPSPPPADPVRPANPRPQLRPLPN